The Bombus vancouverensis nearcticus chromosome 7, iyBomVanc1_principal, whole genome shotgun sequence region TATCACTACGGCCGAAccacttctctctctctctctctctctctctcgctcgctctctttcttcctctattCTCTTTTTAACCGTTGTTATTACATAATTATCCGCTATTACGAGCAATAATGTACATCAATTACATAAAAAACAAGATATCATTAATGTTCTTGTGTTAATCGTTTTATCGTCGTGCGATGGTCACATTTACGAAGGTACCGCGGCTTATCTAATGAATCCAAGACTTACTACCGACACCATCATTCATACGTAGCATGTTCTTACATCGCCCTGTCGCACGATATCCGTTTCGAAACGTGTTTGGGTTGTTTCATCGTCCCGGGTACACTGCGTGTGAGATATTACATTATTGTAATCCTATCGAGAAATCGATTATCGCTTAAAAAACTCGCGTTATTATTACGAACAATCAAACTCGAGGTCCTGTCGGAACTCGACGCGGATAAAATTCAACGACGCTTACATTTCACAGTGTAACGCTACGCACCATGTAGGATAAAACTGctttaatttgttaaaaaaaaaaaaaaaaagaacgtgaACATGATAGTCCATTGCCTTGCTTTAAAATTTAtaacttttttctttctttgttaaaaGCGACTGCCATTCAACGCATACAATTGTACTGTGTTCACTCTAAGGTAAatggaatttttaattcatattgcTTTCATATATGATATTTGAATCCGAATGATATCAGTTGAGTTAATGTAGCACTAATTTTAGCCATACTAAATCAGATTTATTAAAACGTACTTAGTCAACAAAAACCATTCACTTTCAGACTTTAACAGACTACATTTTCCAacgttcatatattttattttatcctaTGTCTTATAGGTTTAATTCTCCCTTGCAAATTAATTACTTATCAAGTTTCGTTTGACATAGGTAAAGAGatttacatttctttttataaaaattcacgtCGAGTTATTAAGATACTCTGTTTGTGTGCAATCATTCAATCAAATAAGCCTCATTTCCGTTCACCCATGAttcaaacataaataaataaagtaaaaagcgaattaataaaaagaaagggaCAAAGAATCCGTGGAATGGCATTAACTCCGTCCTTAATTGGAAGATTGACTTCGTCATTCTGTTGTATATCTTACTGTACAGCAAATGTTACCCTTATCGTGCTGACGTTTTCGTGGGCAGAAGTGTTACGTGTATGTGTGTTGCATGTTCGTGTGACGTGACTATCTATATAGTATACATATACactatattcatatttatacatttatatttatatttatatatatttatatatatttatatatacctcTTCTTTTCACATTCATTACTTtgcaaaatatttcttttgCCGACACGCCGGCACTAAGCCCGTATAATACAATTGCAAATTACATTCTTGTTTGCTTAGGCAAAAATTTACTCGTTTTATTCAGTAAGTACAGTGACCATCTGCATTGAGTTTCATTTCTACTCGGGAAGCAGGGAGTTTGGAGGCTTCGAACGAGTAGATGCATTCCCATACATGGGTGTTTTTAGTCGCGCCGATCTTAAGAAGCTCCGAATCACAAAATGTAATCTATATCGTAAAGTCTCTGTCACGGCTTCCGGCCATGATAAGTTTTATAACTTCTCTCATGATCCTACTAACAATCCTTATGTTGTTCGTTAAACGTAACTTGAGTTTCGTTCAGCAGAGGCATCTcgacgaatatatatatatatataattcttgCAACATCGCGGTTTTTTTCTTTAGTTCGCCGTTGATGCTACAGAGAGGGGAAGTACGAGCCGTTAAAGACGTTCGTCACCATTAGATTAGTTTCGAGTATTAAGGTATGTGTGTACTTAGAAGGAGAGAAGCAGCCACGCGAGCGTCGATTACGGGTGAGTAACGAGTACATAGGATGAGAAGAGGCGAATGTGTAACACGTACGTAACGCGACGCATACGAAGATGTACCCGTATTCGTGGACTTCCTATTactgttttttgttttctctctATTAGTATTAAAGTTGTTCGGTCAGCCGCTAGAACGAGGCCGACGGAGCACAGAGAAAACAGGACTCGCCGTTAGTCTCTTGGACGATTCCTAATGATACTATATGTCAAGGGATCTATCCTCTAGTAgtagaagtgggcaaaactgtTGCAGGTGTTGCGAGAGCGAACCGAGCCTCAGCTATGCGTTTGTGGGTGTGGAGGTGGTGCGCCAGTAATCTCGGTCCAACGCATTTCGAAGAAACTGCGCATCCCGTGTCCAGCCTTCCCCACGGGACTGTCATCCTCGTTGAATACCTCGCAGTTGATGAACATCTGTCTGACATCGGCGCAAAACTCATCGCGAGACTTGTACCTGTATCGAGAAGCACTCTTTGGAACATATTCGGCAATTTTCCAATTTGTTCGGATTGAAGCTGACGATCACGTTAGAGCTTTTTTCTAGAGATCTTAGGTGAActgtttactttttttttttatgtttagGGAAAGAGGCATTTCTAAATAGAGAGTACGTTCAATTAACTAGTAGTCGTTGGTACGCGTGTAACTTACACGGAGTCCTGCAATTTCTTCTTGATCGTACTGAGATCCATgggtgttttaataattttcttgtAGGTAGGAAACTGTTTGGTGTTCACCGGCAAGAGGAACGGCCAGGCCTCGTCCTGTTGCTCCAACTGTTCGAGTAGCACCTTACAAGGAGCCAACTCTCGTTGCTGTTTCTTCGTGAGCGTCCTATTGTTTCCCTCCTTCCGTGGCGAAGCAGTTGGGGTTGCCGGTTCCGATGAACTGACGTCCTCTACGTGTGTGTTCGATGCCGTTGACGGCGTTGGACTGCGACGCAAAACAACAGAAATTATTTGCACGTTTATCTTTCTCGTTTGCAGGAGGTTTTTCCGTCATAAAAGCTTCTGGACGAATGCATTAAGACTCGAGCGTGTTTTTTCTGCTTGAGACGGGTACGTTGTTCTCGATGGAACATTTCGTCTTTCTGACTCTTTGTCTTTCGTTTATATTTGGtctcccttttttctctctcgccGTTTTTTTTTGCCCTTCTatggtttattattattattattattattattattattattattattattattattattattattattattattatacattttcgaGTAATCATAGAACCTGAAGGCAGCACTACCGTTACGACgaattttctaagaaaatacCCATCCCATACTTGATGATCGTAACACGCTGTACAAAGTACAGGGTGTCCCCCGACGAGAAGGGACCTGACGCTATGGTATATTCACAGGGTATCGATGATTGCTTTTTAGTTAGTAGAAGAACAACATTAACTACGATTAACCTATCGTGGAACACCCTGTATGGAGTAAATACTTCTTTACAACAATAACTTTCGACGAGTATGTACGATACGAGTCGAGGATATAAGTCGGTATAATCGCATGAGAACAGTGTATACTTTCTATGTTCGTTCGTTTTAAAGCGGTTCTTTTGTTTCATATTCGATCGGAAATTGTTTGTTTATCGTATACGTTCGCTGAACAATGTTATAATTATTGAGTCATGGTTTCGTAGCTGTTTTCCCTACTGTATACTTCGTATGAAACGTTGTTAAATCAGCGAGTTGACAATGTTTGGTTTTTTAACGTAATCACCTAGCTGGTGGATGATCAGAACTTTCACTTTCTCTGGTGCCTGCCCCTTTGGTATGACTCCTTCGACTACTATTTCTCTTCTTTGGTTGTTTACTGTGGCAATTAGAACAATACCATTTACCCCTTGGCATCTGAAAATATCAAGTATGCACGTGAATCAAGCagataaagatattttattcaaGGAAAGTCTCAATACATTCTGTGGTTTGTAAAcaatagataaaataatttcttactTTTGGCATAACAGGATTGTGGCAGTCAGTGTGATAAGCCCGTGGACAGAGTTCACATAGCACTAAATTTTTACCAACCCTCTTTCCACATACCAAACAGTTTCGTTCCCCTGTAGCTTTGTTCATGCATTCGTGACAATACCTAAGATATTTacaatcgtttaattacaaaaCGAGTTTTTACTATTTCTTGTACGTTTAAGATACAATTTCTTACCAGTCACCATCAGGAATGTTTTCCATTTTTGGACGGAAACAATAAGTATGATAGCCGCGGTCACAACCATCACACAGTAATAGTTTGTCTTCGTTATCTCCGCTATGACAGAACTGACAATTCTgtaacagaaaaagaaaattttccaatttaaaatgttaaaaCACATTGTTCGgggtaaattaattttaatgtttcAGCGTTTTGTTATTCAAGCATTTAAAGCTAAACCCCATGGATGCAATAAATGTTAATAAGCAAAGAATACAATAAATAAGTGGGATAAATCAACATTCAGGAATATTTAATTAACGAAATGAGAGTAAAGCATTTTAATTCCGTTCGTGTCGTGCATATCGTCATTGTTATAATCTATTATGTGATTAAGATTGAGTATAAATGGCGAGTCGGGATAAAAGAATAATAGATATATTTCGATGCTTAGATTATGCATATAGTATAAAGTCGTTATAACTAAACATCGAAGCTACTCTACAAAAGGAAAAATATGAAGCAATAAAGGAAAAAATGAGTAGATGATAAGCGGCATATTTTCTTGCATGCTACCGTTACGTTAGACTCTAACCACCATTAAACTTGTTAACGTATTattcatttttcaaattatagCAATTTAAAGTAACTTAGTTTGTAAGTTTAGAATTGATAAAATATCAAACTATTTCAAATAACAATGATGAAAGCGtatcaaataatttaatttttctatatttgaTTTTTCGCTAATTTACAACTATGGCTGCCGCATTATTCGCACTTATAAAAATTACCATTAATTCGTATTAAACTTCCTTACAATATCGTATGTAAGTATGTATATTATTGGAAAATACCACGGTAAGAGCATTTCGTTTGACTGAACCGTTTACCAATCATCATCGAAAGCGATAATGTTCTCTGTGGTTCACTGTGCAAGGAAGGACGAAAGAGTCACGCAGGAAGTAAAAAGGATACTTTGGTTAGTAAGTTAGTGCGAATACCCACAGAGGCCTGAGAAGTAGTCAATAGCTGATTGTATTGAGTGGTAGCTTTGAGTGAGACGCAGCGGTTTCGTAGCTTGACGCAGACCGAGTTTCTAGCTGGTGTTAGACTCACAGCCTTCATGATGCTCTTGTCCCAAGCGATGCTGGCCTCCAACATATAAAGCGCCATGGCGAGCTGAGCGGACGTGTGTGCTCGAGCCGTTGCTTCTCGCCAGTTGTTCAGCCCTCTTGGAGTTGTTTCTTCTTGAGGTATCGGGGTCTGATTGCTCTGATCCGAATTATTCGAATTTGCGTTAGCAGCGGCCGCTTGTTCTGCCTTTAAGGCCGCTAGATTTGGATCTCCAGTActataatttaaaatgaaatatttaaatttgaaatgCAGACAGAAAAACATTTAAATTGTAGAATAATATTGAACTAAAATAACTAGGGTATGTAAAGCCTAAATACTAGTAGATAGTCTTACCAAACGCCTAACGGTGGTTTTAAGTATCTCCTTTCAATAGCTGCTTCCAGGGACAGTAACCTTTGTCGAGCTTGTTCAACCGCGCTAATTTTCTCCATTTCATTcagtttttcaatttcttctgcCTCTTCGGTTCCTGCTCGTGGAGGTAACTTCCAGCCTTTGATCTGCATGCTGGCATTTGCGACTTTATCTTCTAGAGCCTCGACTTGTTCCAAGAGCTGCGCATCTACCCGTAATGCGACTTGTTCACTCCAGTCAGCCGGGTTGTCTGGTTTTGGAATCGGTGTGTCGGGTTCGTCTGGTGTCGCTTGAAGTTCGGTAGCAGTCAGGTTACCAGGGTCCACGTTGATCTTGCCCGTAACAGCTAGGAAAGATTCCATGGTCGCCCACGTTGTACGTTTTAGTTCCTTCTCGCGAACACCGCGAGAATGAAGGTGCTCCAATAGTTCTTGAAACGTGTCTACGTCCGTTATTCTCCACCAACCATATCTCAAATCTAAATATGAACGAAGAGAGACGTTAGTCTTAAGAATTTATCTTAAACATAACTTTTAGTTATGTCTTTTAGCTAGAGCTCTAGCATATGTTACTTACCTTTTGGTACTGGTTTGGCTTCTCCAGGGGGTGGTAAACCATGCACTTTCAAATACTCAAGTTGCGCTGCTTCGTCTTGAGTCAAAATCAAAGGAGCTGGACTGTCGCACCTGTCATAATTTGGACTAGCCGGCGGAGGGAACACTGGTATTCTCAGTTCGGTTGGTTCGGCTATTCCAAATATTTGCTTGGTACTTGGTCCTGGAGTATCGCAAGTCTCGCGAGGTAAGATCGAGAACCAATTGGATTCGTTGCTATTATCTGGAATTATTAGCGTAAAGCACATTAATAAAACGTCTTTAATAATACTTTACATCAACAGTAAATGGAGACAATCTTACTAGATATAAAGGTGCCGTTTAATTCTTTTCCATTATGAAGATTGTTAACATGGTTGAACTTATCACCGTTTGGAATTGTTTCGACGATTTTATCTTCCATTATCTTCACCGCTGGTTTCATGTCTTCATCTGCTTCGTCGTTCTCCTTCTTCGTCTCTTCTTTGATATCGACATCCATACTAACTATCTCTGTTTCTTGTTTAATCTCTTCAGACGTGACGTTGGTCTTCGCATCGGTCATCGAATTATCCAAAtcattctttttctcttccttcaTGTTCGCCAAATTCTCGCAGTTTTGCATAGGTTCTTTCTTGCAATTAACATCTTCACTTTCAGATTTCGTTTTGTCCGCCAAAGGCTTGACGTCGGCCTCTTGCTCGCTCGAATTGaatttcttctccttctttacGTCGTTAGGAGCTTCGTTCTCGCGATTCTCGACTTTGGTGTCCTCCTGCTTCGTTTCTGATTTTTCCTCCATCGATACGTTTTTGTACTTTTCGTCTAGTTCAGCCTGCAACTCTAGGATTTCTGGTTCAGCGCTTTCCATGGCTTCGACGAAGATGCCACCAGCGCATGCCAGCTCCCAGTATCTTCTCCAGTATCTGTCTTGCCCAAATATATGTGCTCGTAGCTGTTTCGAGAAGCTGTTCAATTTCTGCAATTGTTCCTCTGACTGTTTCAACAGTTTATCCAATTTTTTACCCAGTTCTTCGCCGGACAGATTTTTGTCCTCCTCCTAAGTTACGCACAAGAGAATTAAACCATCTTTCAGAATAGAGCAGTCAactgtattttattaaattgtaatttattgaACTATATAATTTACCTCCTCGGGCTGAGTTCCTTCGCTCTCATTCTCGGACATGTCTTCAACCTCGTCTTCGTGATGAATTTCATCAGGAGTGGGTGTCGTCCCCACTGCTGTCGACGTCGTGTTACCTTCTTCGTCAACCTCTTTCTTCTCGATCGTAATAGTATCTCCAGTTTTGTTAACGATTACGCCAACTGCTTCCATTCGAACCTTTCGACTATGCAACTGCCTCAATCTACGAAAAAGATGGAAAAGAATCAATCATTATCACAAAGATATGCAGTATCTGGACACTTCCTTACCTTTAACcaaatgtattttaattataagaTTACCGATAAATCAAATTGCAATGATTTTATTCTTCATAATCACTATTGTGATTATATAGTAGTATCATTGATCTGATAAAATGTTTTCCAATAGGTAATGTAAATTTATAGTCTAACGATTCCTTGGAAAGTTAATAAGTGTTGCTTCTAACtaataatttatcattaatttaCATACGTTGGAAAAATTCAAAGCAAAGTTAGTATAAAGCGACCAaactatttgaatatttaagatagtataaattacataaaagtATAGTAACGCCAAGTGGTAGTATACATCAGAGTATTAGCATAAAAAAATACTTACTTCCTAATTTTTGTATCCAACACAAATCTCTCTTTCCTCAATTGAGCTACCGTCTCCAAGCTACCTTCGATCTGTCGGATCACAGCCTTGTTCTGCAATAGCTCGTTGCAGAGAAACGCGAGCATCTGCGCCTTATGCGTGGGATTCAAGGCCAGGAACGGTTTGTCCCTCAGCCTCTCGGACATCTTCCATGTTTCGTTGTTGTGCAAGTGTTCGTAGAATTGAGCGTTCTTTCCTGAACAGGTCGAGGCATAGTCACCGCCATTCTGATGATGATCTGCGAATTTCTTGTCACGCTCTCGTTCCAAACATACTCCTGTCAAAGCCTTCACTTCTCCTGTCGCGTTCGCGTATAAGTAGATTCGTAAGACTTCGCTGATGTTAGCGTGCGTTATATCAGCTTGACGTAAACTTTGACCAAGACCGGTTGTATGCCTTGCCGGTTGAGGGATTCCTGGATCTTCGATAGCGCATACTAACAGATGTGTCATCACGGAAAGAAGTTCTTCCTCAGCTTCCTCATCGTTTAGCAGCGCGAGTTGGAGGCTTTTTAGGCTTGGGAGCGATTCCATATCTGAATGAGCGAAGATTATATGATCAgtaaattttaatagaattatgTGCGATTAATACTCACGAATAAAAGATTGCCAACGATTTCGATCAGTAATGCTTCAATGATTAATCTACTTCTAACTTTAGGATTGTCTCAAATCTTTTTCGACACACAATTCAAGGTGATCATTGATAGTAAGGAAAAAATTGATTCATTCTCCTATTCTAATGCTCCAAAAGTAGAATAGAATGATTTATAAGCATGGAAATCTTGAAAGACGTGGCAGTCGTGTCTTTGGTCGATCTAATATTACATCTGACGAAGATTAAAGTATAAAACTTGTAACCAAAGAAATCAAAGcgaaagatacataaaaaatatgaaataccaGAGAAATGTTATCTACATATTTTGTCAGGAAATTGTGAATCAGTCGTTTGATCAGCTTGAAAGTTCTAGTGTCAAGAACAAATTGTTCAGTATCCTAGCGAAGAAGGAACCAACGTAACGGAGGTTTACGTGGTAAGTCAATAATCTGTTTCAGGAAAATTATTGCAAATCAAAGACCACCATAACCAATGAACAATTAATCTACTTCTAACTTTAGAATTGTCTCAAATCTTTTTCGACACACAATTCAAGGTGATCATTGATAGTAAGGAAAAAATTGATTCATTCTCCTATTCTAATACTCCAAAAGTAGAATAGAATAATTTATATGCATGGAAATCTTGAAAGACGTGGCAGTCGTGTCTTTGGTCGATCTAATATTACATCTGACGAAGATTAAAGTATAAAACTTGTAACCAAAGAAATCAAAGcgaaagatacataaaaaaatatgaaataccaGAGAAATGTTATCTACATATTTTGTCAGGAAATTGTGAATCAGTCGTTTGATCAGCTTGAAAGTTCTAGTGTCAAGAACAAATTGTTCAGTATCCTAGCGAAGAAGGAACCAACGTAACGGAGGTTTACGTGGTAAGTCAATAATCTGTTTCAGGAAAATTATTGCAAATCAAAGACTACCATAACCAATGAACAATTAAACCCACCAAAGCCTAAAGTCTCGCCGAAATTATGCAGAAATTCGAACACCATCACAATGTCTGCGAATGCCTGACCGGACAGCTTGAGACCAGGTAGTCGTTTCAATTCTGGCAGTGGTCTGTGATCTGAAAACAGAGAAATACCTTGTGTCACAGAAGCTCTATAATCGAGGAACAAAAGCTTGGCAGAGACATACCCGTTAGCTCCATGTCCTCGACAGGCTTTCTGATCTGTTCGATCAGTTCCATCTCAACCTTCCTCTGTTCAGCTCGTTTCTCCTTCGTCGCTATTCTCTCGGCTCTCGCCTCTAAccgtttcttctctctttcctccATTTTTCGTCGATTTTCCAACGCTCGAACCAACGCCATGTGCTGTCTCCTTCGTTCTCTCTCCTAAAGTATCCAAGGAAAGGAATGTAACGAACGAAAGGCATAAAATAGAACAGAGTGCGTCCCATGCAGAGAAAATTGTTCTTAAAAGATCTCGTTAGCAGCACAACTTTGACACGCACGGACTACGGCAAACTCTATGACCGTTTCCAAAGATACTGGTTTCAGAGAAAGCTACAAACTCGATAGTGGCAATTCGACTTTTGGTTTTGTTCAAAAATACCGTGCACAAAAAACTCTTCTTTTACCCAACCACACTGTTCGATATTTCGTCTACTATTTTTCGAATGATCACTGCGCTTTGATGTCCACACAGCGTTCTATTTAGTATGATATTTCTTTTCCATTTCTCTACATATTTTACTCGTTATTCTGTTATTATTACGTGAGATGCAAGCATCTGAATTTTATATCGATATGAACGAAGCGAGAAAGAAGCGTCTTAGGATGCAAAATGACTGATATCACTGAGACGGGGTATAAACATCGTTACCGAGGGACTGGTTAGTGAACGTGGATCTCTCGAAAAGCATTAGTGTCGTTCGCGTggcgaaattatttttcaaatgcGATTTCAATCGTCGATAACTCGTGGCAGATCTAAGATCCTCGACGAGAAACCGACGAGTCTGCGAGTGCAGATTAATTTCAACTAGTGACGCACAAGTGAACCTGATAACTTTGAACTCGTCAGCCGGTCTACCTTTCCGCTACTCATCGTTTAGCGAGCTATCGATTCAATCTTACCATATCACAACTATATAATTTGCCATAATTAAGCTTGATAAAATGATAACAAAGCGATgataattcaatttaaattcgCAGTAAGACTATCCGcaaatttgacaaattattGGCTTATGAAAAAGTATCGTACGTATGGATTGGGATTTAATCGATCGACTGTGCTTTACTCTTTATTTCCTCCTTTCTTAGACAGACACGAGACGTAGACAGTGACGAGTTTAAAGTTGATGAAAATTCGATTCGTTCCGTTTTAAGGAAGTCGTCTTAAACTAGATTGGGTATGAGACATACCAGCTCGACGGTGTAGAGCATCTCGCGCTGCTTGGTGAGCTCCTGCATGTACATCTGCGGCACAAAACATATCCACAGTCCACCAGTGCTCAAACTAACTTTACGCGCTCAAAACTAACAGTACATCTTGGTTTCTTTGACGCGTCTTATAATCACGTTGCAAAATCAAATCTTTCAtgagaaataaattttcaactgtctttttaagaatttcttttttaaatcatatAAAAAAGACTGTTTGACATCTGTGTTCATCATAGTGACCATAGTTCGCGATTATCGTATCTAGATCAACGTCGATCAAAGACACTTTGAAATATAGATTTTATTTTTGGAAAAAAACGTAGTTTGAATCGTAATTACGTTACGTTCAAGCGGATCGTCTAATTCCATAAGATAGCTACGTCAAGACCAAATTCACGCCTGTGTCACAAACGAACGGAAACGAAAACTCAAGGCAACCATAGGGATGCGGCAGTGTGCCGCGAAATCTACGTTCAAGAAACCACAGAGACGAAATTACAGTGCTACATcacaaaactaaaaaaaaaaaaaaagagaaaagcaaACACATATGTAACAGAACAGTGTGACGTAGCGTGTGTCTGTGGAAATGACGAAATAACGGAAAACTTTGCGTCTCCTCACCGTCGTGTAGCTTTGCTTTCGTATGAAGATCAAAgtcaaatgaaataattcttaaataaataaatgaagaatttagaaggaaaaaaaaatacaatataaaaaaaCCGAAAGGGATGtaaaaattttgaataaaaaacgAAATCTATAGAAGTAACAATTAATGAATGCttgattgaaataaaaaaaagatgtaaaaaaaaggaaacaaaaatatgataaaagtgaaaaatgaacagataatataattcaatatttaattgCTTAGCAGATTAGTAAATGGAGAGACGGATGGACGTAATAAGCTGTTTGTATAGgtcgaaaatatataaaaaacagAAGCTAATATCTctacgaaagaaataaaaatacacacacacacacacacatacacaccaTCTATTCTACAGCAATGAGACGATACGCGAGAATGATCTTTGAAAATGATAGAAGATCTGCTTGCACTCACCTGTTCTTTCAGCATAACCGCCTGCTGCCGCTTCAGTTCTCGTTCCTGGGAAATCACAAGAGAATTCTCGTAGTCATTTTTCTCTCGTTCGTTAATTATCGTTCTTCTAAAAAGCAACTAACGAAGCTGCCGAGACGCGAGTATGTTCGCACGGGACAAAATAACGAAACGataggaaggaagaaaaagaaagacaaaATGACAGAAaccgggggggggggggacggAGGAGACACAAAACGTGTGATCGTTCAACGAGCAAAAAGGAAATTCCTATGGCCAAATTGTTAATGACAAACAACATCCCGCTTTGAGAACAACTTTCCGTGCCGATGAAACGCCAATTTCATGCCACGAATTAACAATAACAGgcttttgaaattttttacaaattttttcaaatacGCTGAAATAgaggataattttataaaattcgtaATCGAGTCTATAGCGGAAAGCAAGAGTCGAGTAACAAGTTGGAATTTAATTTATCGTTAAATAAAGCGCAGCTCGAATAAA contains the following coding sequences:
- the LOC117164651 gene encoding bromodomain adjacent to zinc finger domain protein 2B isoform X14; the encoded protein is MEKENSASGGGGGGGGGGGGEAAATATPGATSASEKLQADQANPLLDPTALFGAYWPRGDSAASSLFGGMPGGYGLGAHHLPSAYAILGRGGSAPGFGGHTPASAPPPPPYSHSSLGTLSVAASQAASLGINPASAAWWTMASHLAAQDYLARLQGAAGLPGFPPGAESLLPPYPASLLNPPSLSSHKSSKSKSSKSHKTPASSSSSTTPSMTGSSLPVSTQAPVTSSHHSTSTSSTPNSQTNVVSSAKEGSDPSSILGGVRLPPDTEIIKYTSSIVGPKVPGTTNRGRKKTISLDTPSVSVHPPPVPALSAHQTNTTTSSLMMEPRKYNRTGTESNDYRESVDRVEVIKLPAHSTNGSALPAPSSYTTTTNASNSNDSDAPLNLSLKPSTTSSSSPISGSQPLSQLSNLSQSLLASDRTSRRKPGPKPRRVPQNSVPVPASPSPSLAQLFAAADSPQRPSSGSEESESASTTHHKDGRPRNLGRGVSKPKKNTVASLLAQSRALGIKPTPTLDPSVPLSHQVSLLRSNILAAQLHATATGQADDKNQVNFIRSLQEKMKNKVLEVSGEESNMDVTSESGSNTDVVTDTDDDNADGVSSAKRRKVKPSERDLQVPLERGWKRETVIKGLGKSGVIKGDVSYYSPCGKTFRSSPDLAKFLEQQNPPDLTTANFSFSSRPLVGEFLQPTMGLAEAEFVRLGAQEVARRLEELRAAGGFRDVRTNNQYEREKLAYAKKLAKEEAQRHKEQARLIKEQEKTERQEAVRREREIRNQQLLEARKKRQEEVEKIRLEEQQRKQQERELKRQQAVMLKEQMYMQELTKQREMLYTVELERERRRQHMALVRALENRRKMEEREKKRLEARAERIATKEKRAEQRKVEMELIEQIRKPVEDMELTDHRPLPELKRLPGLKLSGQAFADIVMVFEFLHNFGETLGFDMESLPSLKSLQLALLNDEEAEEELLSVMTHLLVCAIEDPGIPQPARHTTGLGQSLRQADITHANISEVLRIYLYANATGEVKALTGVCLERERDKKFADHHQNGGDYASTCSGKNAQFYEHLHNNETWKMSERLRDKPFLALNPTHKAQMLAFLCNELLQNKAVIRQIEGSLETVAQLRKERFVLDTKIRKLRQLHSRKVRMEAVGVIVNKTGDTITIEKKEVDEEGNTTSTAVGTTPTPDEIHHEDEVEDMSENESEGTQPEEEEDKNLSGEELGKKLDKLLKQSEEQLQKLNSFSKQLRAHIFGQDRYWRRYWELACAGGIFVEAMESAEPEILELQAELDEKYKNVSMEEKSETKQEDTKVENRENEAPNDVKKEKKFNSSEQEADVKPLADKTKSESEDVNCKKEPMQNCENLANMKEEKKNDLDNSMTDAKTNVTSEEIKQETEIVSMDVDIKEETKKENDEADEDMKPAVKIMEDKIVETIPNGDKFNHVNNLHNGKELNGTFISNNSNESNWFSILPRETCDTPGPSTKQIFGIAEPTELRIPVFPPPASPNYDRCDSPAPLILTQDEAAQLEYLKVHGLPPPGEAKPVPKDLRYGWWRITDVDTFQELLEHLHSRGVREKELKRTTWATMESFLAVTGKINVDPGNLTATELQATPDEPDTPIPKPDNPADWSEQVALRVDAQLLEQVEALEDKVANASMQIKGWKLPPRAGTEEAEEIEKLNEMEKISAVEQARQRLLSLEAAIERRYLKPPLGVCTGDPNLAALKAEQAAAANANSNNSDQSNQTPIPQEETTPRGLNNWREATARAHTSAQLAMALYMLEASIAWDKSIMKANCQFCHSGDNEDKLLLCDGCDRGYHTYCFRPKMENIPDGDWYCHECMNKATGERNCLVCGKRVGKNLVLCELCPRAYHTDCHNPVMPKMPRGKWYCSNCHSKQPKKRNSSRRSHTKGAGTRESESSDHPPASPTPSTASNTHVEDVSSSEPATPTASPRKEGNNRTLTKKQQRELAPCKVLLEQLEQQDEAWPFLLPVNTKQFPTYKKIIKTPMDLSTIKKKLQDSVYKSRDEFCADVRQMFINCEVFNEDDSPVGKAGHGMRSFFEMRWTEITGAPPPHPQTHS